In the genome of Cystobacter ferrugineus, one region contains:
- a CDS encoding amidohydrolase family protein, translating into MPTLALVGGTVYPSPEATPIADGVVLISSGRISAVGPRAEVEIPAGATVLDTSGQTLLAGFWNSHVHFTEPWGQGAATLPASELEQHLRDMLLRHGFVHVVDTGSFPEATLALRRRIEAGELMGPSIITAGVPLAPVDGTPRYVPVKLPELRTPEQARAIVKEQLGGGTDAIKLFTGSLTAHPPYPVMPLAIVQAVTEEAHAHGKPVFAHPTNAAGLSAAVEGGVDVVVHTAPMAGPLSDSLHEAMVRRKVALVPTLALFEWELKRANEDPIVLERFTQAGAEQVRNHARLGGRILFGTDVGYMTDDDPRREYVLLRGAGLDPRDILASLTTNPATQFGQEARTGRLAPGLDADVVVIDGDPSRDIEALANVRLVLRQGKIVFRQDTLHR; encoded by the coding sequence ATGCCCACCCTGGCGCTCGTTGGCGGCACGGTCTACCCGTCTCCCGAGGCGACTCCCATCGCGGATGGGGTCGTGCTGATCTCATCGGGACGGATTTCCGCGGTGGGGCCTCGGGCGGAGGTGGAGATTCCAGCGGGGGCGACCGTCCTCGACACCTCGGGCCAGACGCTGTTGGCCGGGTTCTGGAACAGCCATGTCCACTTCACCGAGCCATGGGGACAGGGCGCGGCGACCCTGCCCGCGTCCGAGCTCGAGCAACACCTACGGGACATGCTGCTGCGCCACGGCTTCGTCCACGTCGTCGATACCGGCTCGTTCCCGGAGGCGACGCTGGCCCTGCGGCGGCGCATCGAGGCCGGCGAGCTGATGGGTCCCAGCATCATCACCGCGGGTGTTCCACTGGCCCCGGTGGATGGCACACCTCGGTACGTTCCGGTGAAGCTGCCGGAGCTCCGGACGCCGGAGCAGGCCAGGGCGATCGTGAAGGAGCAGCTCGGGGGCGGCACGGATGCCATCAAGCTCTTCACCGGCTCCCTCACGGCACACCCACCCTATCCGGTGATGCCGCTCGCCATCGTGCAGGCGGTGACCGAGGAAGCTCATGCGCACGGCAAGCCCGTTTTCGCGCACCCGACGAACGCGGCGGGACTGAGCGCGGCCGTGGAGGGAGGCGTGGACGTGGTGGTGCACACGGCGCCGATGGCCGGTCCGCTATCGGACTCACTCCACGAGGCCATGGTGCGCCGGAAGGTGGCGCTGGTGCCGACGCTCGCCCTGTTCGAGTGGGAGCTGAAACGCGCCAACGAGGATCCCATCGTGCTCGAGCGCTTCACCCAGGCGGGAGCCGAGCAGGTCCGCAACCACGCCCGGCTCGGAGGCCGCATCCTCTTCGGCACGGACGTAGGCTACATGACCGACGACGATCCACGGCGCGAGTACGTGCTGCTGCGGGGAGCGGGGCTCGACCCGCGGGACATCCTGGCGAGCCTGACGACGAACCCCGCGACACAGTTTGGCCAGGAAGCGCGGACTGGTCGGCTCGCGCCGGGACTGGATGCGGATGTGGTGGTCATCGACGGAGACCCGTCCCGGGACATCGAGGCGCTCGCCAACGTGCGCCTGGTGTTGAGGCAGGGGAAGATCGTCTTCCGCCAGGACACGCTCCATCGATGA
- a CDS encoding sigma factor: protein MGQKGMGHETSLRQTRARAWAEEVMRLHRQYNGTLLQAASRLCRYGGDREDLVAELWSRVLGLGRKSAPPVSLSLPYLLAVLRNLYMNLLRSQRSYSLATLDPSIVYVSAGSPGMSSDEHGETLLRLVERLPEEDIQLLLSDGRRTTDTAPDDALRANRLRVRRHRLRRKLLDALSAQEHRDDP, encoded by the coding sequence ATGGGTCAAAAAGGTATGGGTCACGAGACATCCCTCCGGCAGACGCGTGCGCGCGCCTGGGCGGAAGAGGTCATGCGACTTCATCGCCAGTACAACGGGACCTTGCTGCAGGCGGCCAGCAGACTCTGCCGGTACGGTGGGGACAGAGAAGATCTGGTCGCGGAACTCTGGTCCCGCGTTCTCGGTCTCGGCCGGAAGTCCGCTCCGCCCGTGTCGCTCAGCCTTCCATACTTGCTGGCAGTGCTTCGAAACCTGTACATGAACCTGCTTCGGAGCCAACGGTCTTACTCGCTGGCGACACTCGATCCGTCGATCGTCTACGTGTCCGCTGGCTCACCCGGCATGTCGTCTGACGAGCACGGTGAGACGCTTCTCCGGCTCGTCGAGCGGCTGCCCGAGGAGGACATACAACTCCTGCTCTCGGACGGAAGGCGCACCACGGACACTGCACCGGATGATGCGCTGAGGGCCAATCGCCTGCGTGTCAGGCGACACCGCCTTCGCCGCAAGCTGCTGGATGCGCTTTCCGCCCAGGAGCACCGCGATGACCCCTAG
- a CDS encoding sensor histidine kinase codes for MVTASTPLDVEGRHVATIGHDLLLDELMARTAKGHLPGSYNVIFRDDGQLITHPELKLDGTVAYNIRDVSLSGGSTQFGSPEQRAHLRHIFERVMARASAQSVLELPEHGEFLATIRLGGTGWNFVTVLPEKELTVPALLAARYVLVFGLASLVLELAIMFWVLREQISRPLLDFTHATERIATGNFQVQLDTRRQDELGQLAWSFRLMADEVQRREEALRQANEGLEQRVDERTRELKDVHRQLVQVARQAGRAEVATSVLHNVGNVLNSVHTSAMLAKERLVGLQVDDVGQLATLLEERRDDLATFLTQDERGRNVMPFLSGLGQHLRKETHEAVSLLDEVGRYTEHIGTIVKLQQNYTRTPRLNEPAHLVELLEDALRINSAGLTRHEVRVERHLSPVPQLLTDKHKVLMILVNLISNSKYALDAAPAEQRCLTLRVEAPAADRVRIEVSDNGVGIAPELLTRIFQHGFTTREEGHGFGLHSSALAAQELGGTLTAHSDGPGRGATFTLELPCTSPEAA; via the coding sequence ATGGTCACGGCCTCCACCCCATTGGATGTGGAGGGCCGTCATGTGGCCACCATCGGCCATGACCTCCTCCTGGATGAGCTGATGGCCCGCACCGCCAAAGGCCACCTGCCCGGCTCGTACAACGTCATCTTCCGCGACGATGGTCAGCTCATCACCCATCCCGAGCTGAAGCTGGATGGCACCGTGGCCTACAACATCCGCGACGTCTCGTTGTCCGGGGGCTCCACCCAGTTCGGCTCCCCGGAGCAGCGGGCCCACCTGCGGCACATCTTCGAGCGGGTGATGGCACGCGCGTCCGCCCAGAGCGTGCTGGAGCTGCCGGAACACGGCGAATTCCTCGCCACGATCCGGCTGGGGGGCACGGGCTGGAACTTCGTCACGGTGCTCCCCGAGAAGGAGCTCACCGTGCCCGCCCTCCTGGCGGCGCGCTACGTCCTGGTGTTCGGCCTGGCGTCGCTGGTGTTGGAACTGGCCATCATGTTCTGGGTGCTGCGGGAGCAGATCTCCCGCCCCCTGCTGGACTTCACCCACGCCACCGAACGGATCGCCACCGGGAACTTCCAGGTCCAGCTGGACACCCGGCGTCAGGACGAGCTGGGACAGCTGGCCTGGTCCTTCCGCCTCATGGCCGACGAGGTCCAGCGGCGCGAGGAGGCCTTGCGACAGGCCAACGAGGGGCTGGAGCAGCGGGTGGACGAGCGCACCCGGGAGCTCAAGGACGTCCACCGGCAACTGGTGCAGGTGGCACGGCAGGCGGGCCGGGCGGAGGTCGCCACCAGCGTGCTGCACAACGTGGGCAACGTGCTCAACAGCGTCCACACCTCGGCCATGCTGGCCAAGGAGCGGCTGGTGGGCCTCCAGGTGGACGACGTCGGCCAGTTGGCCACCCTGCTCGAGGAGCGGCGCGATGACCTCGCCACCTTCCTCACCCAGGACGAGCGCGGCCGGAATGTCATGCCCTTCCTGAGCGGGCTGGGACAGCACCTGCGCAAGGAAACCCATGAGGCCGTGTCGCTGCTCGACGAGGTGGGCCGGTACACCGAGCACATCGGCACCATCGTGAAGCTGCAGCAGAACTACACCCGGACACCCCGGCTCAACGAGCCGGCCCACCTGGTGGAGCTGTTGGAGGATGCCTTGCGCATCAACTCGGCGGGGCTCACCCGTCATGAGGTGCGGGTGGAGCGGCACCTGTCCCCCGTGCCCCAGCTCCTGACCGACAAGCACAAGGTGTTGATGATCCTGGTCAACCTCATCAGCAACTCCAAGTACGCCCTGGATGCGGCGCCCGCGGAGCAGCGGTGCCTGACGCTGCGGGTGGAGGCGCCCGCGGCCGACCGCGTCCGCATCGAGGTGAGCGACAACGGGGTGGGCATCGCGCCGGAGCTGCTCACGCGCATCTTCCAGCACGGCTTCACCACCCGGGAGGAGGGCCACGGCTTCGGCCTGCACTCCAGTGCGCTGGCGGCCCAGGAGCTGGGCGGCACGCTGACGGCGCACAGCGACGGTCCCGGGCGTGGCGCCACCTTCACCCTGGAACTGCCCTGCACATCCCCGGAGGCGGCATGA
- a CDS encoding response regulator, whose translation MSDKRRILVIDDSAAIHQDFRRLLCPERGGSPEQLASLRTALFGAPPARARPAGPEFEVESAFQGQEGVARVREAVAAGRPYALVFLDYRMPPGGNGVETLRELWKVHPSQRVVLCSAYSDYSWEEIVEEFGETPLLKELRKPVNGHELRQLALTLTEP comes from the coding sequence ATGAGTGACAAGCGGCGGATCCTGGTCATCGATGACTCCGCGGCCATCCACCAGGACTTCCGGCGGCTCCTCTGTCCGGAGCGCGGCGGGAGCCCGGAGCAGCTCGCATCGCTGCGGACGGCCCTCTTTGGCGCGCCCCCCGCTCGTGCGCGGCCCGCCGGTCCGGAGTTCGAGGTGGAGTCGGCCTTCCAGGGACAGGAGGGGGTGGCCAGGGTACGGGAGGCCGTGGCGGCGGGCCGCCCCTACGCGTTGGTCTTCCTGGACTACCGGATGCCGCCCGGCGGCAATGGCGTGGAGACGCTGCGGGAGCTGTGGAAGGTGCACCCCTCGCAGCGGGTGGTGCTCTGCTCGGCCTACTCCGACTACTCCTGGGAGGAGATTGTCGAGGAGTTCGGCGAGACCCCGCTGCTCAAGGAGCTGCGTAAGCCCGTCAACGGCCACGAGCTGCGCCAGCTGGCGCTCACCCTCACCGAGCCGTAG
- a CDS encoding ATP-binding protein, with protein sequence MSLSAVPAPRVLVIDDTPSIHQDFHRLLAESEGGASLAELRASLFGMPPPRPKGYCFEVDSAFQGEEGLRRVKAALKEGRPYALAFVDVRMPPGMDGVETTERLWREDPDLQVVLCSAYTDYSWEEVVQRLGISQRLLILHKPFKSMEVRQMAHALAEKWELLRRERRRLAELEQANAQLRRETEERRRLEFKLVQAQKLEALGRLAAGLAHEVNNPLSFIIANLHHVRGELKALAATQPPRDVEELQESCHDALQGCERIQRLVQDVRGFSRGRSFPDAPVALDTVLEDALAMANLAQVPGLRVEWARCPVPPVLADEHGLGQVFLNLIINALHAVAKGPAEPRIRVATGLLADGRVWAEIQDNGHGIAPEDLGRIFEPFFTTKPPGVGTGLGLFICHGLITGFGGELSVESQPGQGATFRVLLPAAPAAHADAPSSAVA encoded by the coding sequence ATGAGTCTCTCAGCCGTGCCCGCGCCGCGTGTCCTGGTCATCGATGACACTCCGTCGATTCACCAGGACTTCCACCGGCTGCTGGCCGAGAGCGAGGGCGGCGCGTCACTCGCGGAGTTGAGGGCCTCGCTCTTCGGCATGCCTCCACCCCGGCCCAAGGGGTATTGCTTCGAGGTGGACTCCGCCTTCCAGGGAGAGGAGGGTCTGCGGCGCGTGAAGGCCGCACTGAAGGAGGGGCGGCCGTACGCCCTGGCCTTCGTCGACGTCCGCATGCCGCCGGGAATGGACGGCGTGGAGACCACCGAGCGCCTCTGGCGGGAGGACCCGGACCTCCAGGTCGTCCTCTGCTCGGCGTACACGGATTACTCCTGGGAGGAGGTGGTGCAGCGGCTGGGCATCAGCCAACGGTTGCTTATCCTCCACAAGCCCTTCAAGAGCATGGAGGTGCGGCAGATGGCCCACGCGCTCGCCGAGAAGTGGGAGCTGCTGCGGCGCGAGCGCAGGCGGTTGGCGGAGCTGGAGCAGGCCAACGCCCAGCTTCGGCGGGAGACGGAGGAGCGCAGGCGGCTGGAGTTCAAGCTCGTCCAGGCCCAGAAGCTGGAAGCGCTGGGGCGGCTCGCCGCCGGGCTGGCGCACGAGGTCAACAACCCCCTCAGCTTCATCATCGCCAACCTCCACCATGTTCGAGGGGAGCTGAAGGCGCTGGCCGCCACCCAACCCCCGCGAGACGTGGAGGAGCTCCAGGAGTCCTGCCACGATGCGCTCCAGGGCTGCGAGCGCATCCAACGGCTGGTCCAGGACGTGCGGGGGTTCTCCCGCGGCAGGAGCTTCCCCGACGCGCCGGTGGCGCTGGACACGGTGCTGGAGGATGCCCTCGCCATGGCGAACCTCGCCCAGGTGCCGGGGCTCCGGGTCGAGTGGGCGCGGTGTCCGGTGCCGCCCGTTCTCGCCGACGAGCATGGGCTGGGGCAGGTCTTCCTCAACCTCATCATCAACGCCCTCCATGCCGTGGCGAAAGGGCCCGCCGAGCCCCGCATCCGCGTGGCCACGGGCCTGCTCGCGGATGGCCGGGTGTGGGCGGAGATCCAGGACAATGGCCACGGCATCGCCCCCGAGGACCTGGGCCGCATCTTCGAGCCCTTCTTCACCACCAAGCCGCCGGGCGTGGGCACCGGGCTGGGCCTGTTCATCTGCCACGGCCTCATCACCGGGTTCGGCGGCGAGCTCTCCGTGGAGAGCCAGCCGGGCCAGGGTGCGACCTTCCGCGTCCTGCTGCCAGCGGCCCCCGCCGCCCATGCCGATGCGCCTTCCAGCGCGGTGGCATGA